A genome region from Sceloporus undulatus isolate JIND9_A2432 ecotype Alabama chromosome 1, SceUnd_v1.1, whole genome shotgun sequence includes the following:
- the LOC121929522 gene encoding kazal-type serine protease inhibitor domain-containing protein 1-like has protein sequence MHLSLKMKPLLVVVVLVGALVEVSQTVPARYHRGWLRLLREGDGCGTCHSEHCSVPTNCRAGTVLDLCGCCPECGNVEGQICDLDQGSNFYGHCGDNLECQLNVDDIKSGEIPEPQCVCKSQETVCGPEGKTYENICRFKEASAENGGNSSIKHKGPCKSAPVISLPPQDTQNFTGNDVIFGCEVSAYPMPHLEWKKKGNKMFLPGDDAHISIQARGGPQRYSVTGWLQIEGIRKTDEGVYVCETKNKYGFAYSSANLKVIDDSSSLQNIPGSWTTRDSTDYGDSFDSAEEDDDDEEAQHASSGNYDK, from the exons ATGCACCTCAGTCTCAAGATGAAGCCCCTGCTGGTTGTAGTTGTGCTGGTAGGAGCCTTGGTGGAGGTTTCTCAGACTGTCCCTGCCCGGTACCATAGAGGTTGGCTGAGATTATTAAGAGAAGGCGATGGCTGTGGAACATGCCATTCGGAACACTGTTCTGTGCCCACAAACTGTCGAGCTGGGACTGTATTAGACCTGTGTGGCTGCTGTCCCGAATGCGGGAACGTAGAAGGACAAATCTGTGACTTGGACCAAGGCAGCAATTTCTATGGGCACTGTGGAGACAACCTGGAGTGCCAACTGAATGTTGATGACATAAAATCTGGAGAAATCCCTGAGCCACAGTGTGTGTGCAAATCACAGGAGACTGTGTGCGGGCCTGAGGGGAAGACCTATGAGAACATCTGCCGGTTCAAGGAGGCTTCTGCAGAGAATGGAGGAAACAGCAGCATAAAGCACAAAGGACCGTGCAAATCAG ctCCTGTTATTTCTTTGCCACCTCAAGAcacccagaatttcacaggaaaTGATGTCATTTTTGGCTGTGAAGTATCTGCTTATCCCATGCCACACCTTgaatggaagaaaaaaggaaataaaatgtttctgccagGAGATGATGCTCATATTTCAATACAG GCACGAGGTGGGCCTCAGAGATACAGTGTGACTGGATGGTTACAGATTGAAGGAATCAGGAAAACAGATGAAGGTGTCTATGTGtgtgaaacaaaaaacaaatatggGTTTGCCTATTCGTCTGCTAACCTGAAAGTTATTGATG ACTCATCATCACTGCAGAATATCCCTGGCAGCTGGACAACAAGGGACAGTACAGATTATGGAGACTCTTTTGACTCTGCTGAAGAAGACGACGATGACGAAGAAGCACAACATGCATCTTCTGGAAACTATGATAAATGA